CGGTGGCATTGTCAAGCTTCTCGTTTGCCGTCTCGTAGGAGCAGTTGAACTCGTGGTAGGTGTGCTCGTAGCCGTGGAGCTCCACCCGGTAGCCCCTCCGCTGGAGTTCGTGGAGATAGTTCACAAAATCGGGGTGGTTCCGGAGGCTCCACTCGTCCCCGTAGTGGGTGGTGTCAAAGACCGGAATCACGAAAAGAACGGTCCTGTTGGAGTAGTTGTACTCATCGAGAACCGCTATAATCTGCCTGAGGTCATCGAAGTAATACGGGGTAACGTCGTGGACGAGGATTAATGGCCGCTCGTTGAGGGTTTTCTGTCCCTCTTCGTCCGGTGGGGGAGTGTACGGGGCGTGATGAGTGACGCTCCCGGCTACGACCGTCAGAACGGCCAGGATTATGAGCATGAGGGTGAGGCGCCTGGTTCCCAAGGGGTTCACCTGATAATGCTCTGCATCTGAATGATAAAAGGTTTACTTTTTTCTTTGAAAGCCTTGCCCTTTAGGGGGGTGCCGTAATCGGTAATCCAGCCTTCCAACAGTCGAAACCCCTTTAAACTTCAAGGTGTAGTAAGGTCTCGGAGGGGCCACTCAAAGAGGGTTTCAGCGTGTCCTCCCGTCCTCGGGAGGAAGACGCCGTAAAGCGTCCTTTCAAAAACCGCTTTCGAGCGGTTTGAAACCTGATGAGTGGCCTTAAGCGATAACCCCAATCCGGTCTGGCGGTAGGGGTAACGGGTTCAAGGCCGAGCCCTCGGGCTGAACCGAAACCGGCGACGGGAGTAGGTGGATGAGAGCCCGAAAACCTCCCCGTCACTGGCGAGGGGTTAAGCCGAACCTCGGCCAGGCGGAGAGGAGGTCAGCGTCTCTGGGAGTGCCCCTCCTCTATGATGCGGCTCATCCAGCTCCCGGTCAGGAACCAGGCGAGAGCAACAACCGCGCCGAGAACGTTGCTCAGGCCCATTCCCAGCCACATTCCGGCGGTGTCCTTCACGAGGATTCCAAGGCCGTAGCTGAGGGGAAGCCTC
The nucleotide sequence above comes from Thermococcus celericrescens. Encoded proteins:
- a CDS encoding DUF2334 domain-containing protein; the protein is MNPLGTRRLTLMLIILAVLTVVAGSVTHHAPYTPPPDEEGQKTLNERPLILVHDVTPYYFDDLRQIIAVLDEYNYSNRTVLFVIPVFDTTHYGDEWSLRNHPDFVNYLHELQRRGYRVELHGYEHTYHEFNCSYETANEKLDNATALMNSLGFGNLTLFLPPAWALNNESLRAILEHNLTVVMPNWLILPNGTRQRIWNREYTWYIGENQVDDRLSVALHDYRKASEDGIPFYLSVHPGVVNRGGGLDFLRAFLRTICGQKKS